In Helianthus annuus cultivar XRQ/B chromosome 3, HanXRQr2.0-SUNRISE, whole genome shotgun sequence, a single window of DNA contains:
- the LOC110929262 gene encoding L-type lectin-domain containing receptor kinase IX.1, with protein sequence MAFSHTHLITSFLLVFIPFVASITLNFTNINTPNSDIVLEGNGSSYISNEGIQVTTNEIGSDRSQKAGRAKYIKQLHLWDSQSGELASFSTNFTFVIDSNRETNYGDGLTFFLAQDNSVITAGGAMGLPVNVTTNTTTNVTTTMAISQFVAVEFDTYPNYDWDPRRVWDSVTRRNASVNEHVGISINSLTSVKFKKWYSNITGGRECQAWITYDSVSNNLSVSFTGYQNNTVVRQDGLVYTVDLRKELPEWVIFGFSASTGDSFQKNNVKSWTFDSSDLEINENKKTKVGLIVGLSVTIVFLSMLVFVLWRRQKNKVREHEAGEDAFDVEMNNEFEMGTGPKRFSYHELSHSTCNFAETEKLGEGGFGGVYKAFLKDSGMYIAVKRVSKSSKQGIKEYASEVRIISRLRHRNLVQLIGWCHQKGEFLLVYEYMENGSLDSHLFKHTSLLTWTTRYKIVHDLASALLYLHEEWEQCVLHRDIKSSNVMLDSGFNAKLGDFGLAKLVDHEKGSQTTMLAGTLGYMAPECVITGKATKESDVFSFGVVALEIACGRKPIEYKAQEKQVRLIQWVWELYGSGTLLEAADPSLGSEYDEEEIQRLMIVGLWCAHPDSEFRPSMRQAIKVLNSEASLPLLPSKMPVASYMTPPMSSLFDISSIAHYQSSVSTSNTESSMQTTSSTNSSSSPSISLLHSMK encoded by the coding sequence ATGGCGTTCTCCCATACCCATCTGATCACTTCGTTTCTTCTTGTCTTCATTCCTTTTGTAGCTTCAATCACCCTTAATTTTACAAATATCAATACTCCAAATAGTGACATAGTTCTAGAAGGTAATGGATCATCTTACATCTCCAACGAGGGAATCCAAGTGACGACAAATGAGATTGGTTCTGATCGGAGCCAGAAAGCTGGACGTGCGAAATATATCAAGCAACTACATCTTTGGGACAGCCAATCTGGTGAGCTAGCAAGCTTCTCTACCAATTTCACGTTTGTGATTGACTCAAACAGGGAGACAAACTATGGTGATGGTCTCACATTCTTCCTTGCACAAGATAACTCTGTGATAACTGCAGGGGGAGCCATGGGGCTTCCAGTCAATGTCACAACCAACACCACAACCAATGTCACAACCACTATGGCGATTAGCCAGTTTGTTGCGGTGGAGTTCGATACATATCCTAATTACGATTGGGATCCAAGAAGAGTATGGGATTCAGTAACCCGTAGGAATGCTTCTGTAAATGAACATGTGGGTATCAGCATTAACTCTCTTACTTCTGTGAAATTTAAGAAATGGTACAGCAATATAACAGGAGGGAGAGAGTGTCAAGCTTGGATTACATATGATTCAGTTTCTAATAACCTTAGTGTTTCCTTCACTGGCTATCAAAACAATACTGTCGTGCGTCAAGATGGACTAGTTTACACAGTTGATCTCAGGAAGGAATTACCCGAATGGGTTATATTTGGGTTTTCCGCATCAACAGGTGATTCATTTCAAAAGAACAACGTGAAATCTTGGACTTTCGATAGTTCGGATTTAGAGATTAATGAAAACAAGAAAACCAAGGTGGGATTAATAGTTGGGTTATCGGTCACAATTGTTTTTCTTTCTATGCTAGTCTTTGTTTTGTGGAGGAGGCAGAAGAATAAGGTTAGGGAACATGAAGCAGGAGAAGATGCATTTGATGTTGAGATGAACAACGAGTTTGAAATGGGCACGGGGCCTAAAAGATTTTCATACCATGAATTGTCTCATTCGACTTGTAACTTTGCAGAAACGGAGAAGCTTGGAGAGGGAGGTTTCGGTGGAGTTTACAAAGCTTTCTTGAAGGACTCGGGCATGTATATTGCAGTGAAAAGGGTTTCGAAGAGTTCCAAACAAGGTATAAAGGAGTACGCATCAGAGGTGAGGATCATTAGCCGATTAAGGCATAGAAATTTGGTGCAACTTATTGGGTGGTGTCACCAAAAAGGCGAATTCCTGCTTGTTTACGAATATATGGAAAACGGAAGCCTAGATTCACATCTTTTCAAACATACTAGCTTATTGACATGGACAACAAGGTATAAAATTGTGCATGATCTGGCATCTGCTTTGTTGTATCTACATGAAGAATGGGAGCAATGTGTTTTGCATAGAGATATAAAATCAAGTAATGTGATGTTGGATTCGGGTTTCAATGCGAAGCTTGGTGATTTCGGGCTAGCTAAGTTGGTTGACCATGAAAAAGGCTCACAAACAACAATGTTGGCTGGAACCTTGGGTTATATGGCTCCTGAATGTGTAATCACAGGTAAAGCAACCAAGGAATCAGATGTTTTTAGCTTCGGAGTTGTTGCATTAGAAATAGCATGTGGGCGAAAACCCATTGAGTACAAAGCTCAAGAAAAACAAGTGCGTTTAATACAATGGGTTTGGGAGCTTTACGGGAGTGGGACTCTTTTAGAAGCAGCTGATCCGAGTCTAGGTTCGGAATATGATGAAGAAGAAATCCAGCGTTTGATGATTGTTGGGTTATGGTGTGCACACCCAGATTCCGAATTTCGCCCATCAATGAGACAAGCCATTAAAGTACTGAACTCTGAAGCTTCCCTGCCATTACTACCTTCAAAGATGCCAGTGGCATCTTACATGACACCTCCAATGTCGTCATTATTTGATATCTCCTCCATTGCCCATTACCAATCTTCAGTTAGCACCTCTAACACCGAATCATCAATGCAAACCACATCATCCACAAATTCTTCTTCTTCCCCATCTATATCACTCTTACATTCAATGAAATGA